One stretch of Flavobacterium sp. 9 DNA includes these proteins:
- a CDS encoding transposase produces the protein MKKRVYSAEFKSSAVRLSYERENIKELADELGVQVERIYKWRSSQKTFTNLQPIISKKTEIDSLEVKQLRKALKEKELELEILKKAVHIFSKSDGKSTNL, from the coding sequence ATGAAAAAACGAGTTTACAGTGCTGAGTTTAAATCATCAGCAGTACGATTAAGTTACGAGCGAGAAAACATCAAAGAATTAGCAGATGAACTAGGCGTCCAGGTAGAGCGTATTTATAAATGGAGGTCTTCTCAAAAAACATTTACTAATCTACAACCAATTATTTCTAAAAAGACAGAGATAGATTCTTTAGAAGTAAAACAATTACGAAAAGCCCTTAAAGAAAAAGAATTAGAGCTTGAGATATTAAAAAAGGCCGTTCACATCTTTTCCAAGAGCGATGGGAAATCTACCAATTTATAG
- a CDS encoding LLM class flavin-dependent oxidoreductase, which yields MKNPISVSILELAIITQNSNAAETFQKTKDIAQLADQLGYKRFWLAEHHNMAHVASSATVVLIGFIASNTKNIRVGSGGIMLPNHSPLIVAEQFGTLETLYPNRIDLGLGRAPGTDQPTAEAIRKDFFEQAQRFPANVSKLQDYFSVENATAKVRAFPAEGTNIPIWILGSSMESAALAAAYGLPYAFAGHFAPRQMIQAFEFYRENFQASDVLDKPKTMACVNIVAADTNEEAEFLSTSLYQMFLNLIRNDRKGLQPPVPSLDDIMGEEERFHVNQMTACTFTGNKEQLIIDLKKFIDYSRIDELMVTSPIFDHQAKLKSIQITKEVIDSLN from the coding sequence ATGAAAAACCCAATTTCAGTCTCTATACTAGAACTCGCTATCATCACACAAAATAGCAATGCAGCCGAAACATTTCAAAAAACAAAAGACATAGCGCAACTCGCAGATCAATTAGGATATAAGCGTTTTTGGCTGGCCGAACATCATAATATGGCGCACGTTGCCAGTTCAGCAACAGTAGTCTTAATAGGTTTTATTGCAAGTAATACAAAAAACATCCGTGTAGGTTCTGGCGGAATCATGTTACCGAATCATTCTCCTTTAATAGTAGCAGAACAATTCGGAACATTAGAAACGCTTTACCCAAACCGAATTGACTTAGGTTTAGGAAGAGCGCCAGGAACAGATCAACCAACAGCCGAAGCTATTCGAAAAGACTTTTTTGAACAAGCACAGCGTTTTCCGGCAAATGTATCCAAGCTTCAGGATTATTTCTCGGTAGAAAATGCCACAGCAAAAGTTCGCGCATTTCCAGCCGAAGGCACAAACATTCCAATTTGGATTTTAGGATCAAGTATGGAAAGTGCTGCTCTTGCCGCGGCATATGGTTTGCCTTATGCATTCGCCGGACATTTTGCACCACGCCAAATGATTCAGGCATTTGAGTTTTATCGCGAGAATTTCCAGGCGTCAGATGTTTTAGATAAACCTAAAACAATGGCTTGTGTTAATATAGTTGCCGCAGATACAAACGAAGAAGCCGAATTTCTATCAACAAGTTTGTATCAAATGTTTCTTAATCTGATTCGTAATGATCGCAAAGGTTTGCAGCCGCCAGTTCCGTCTCTGGATGATATCATGGGCGAAGAAGAACGTTTTCATGTCAATCAAATGACCGCATGTACTTTTACAGGAAACAAAGAACAGTTAATAATAGATCTTAAAAAGTTTATAGACTATTCCAGAATCGACGAACTGATGGTAACCAGTCCAATCTTCGATCATCAAGCTAAACTCAAAAGTATTCAAATCACCAAAGAAGTAATCGACAGTTTAAATTAA
- a CDS encoding ABC transporter ATP-binding protein, with amino-acid sequence MNSLSIKNLSKTYENGTQAINDVSLEITNGMFGLLGPNGAGKSTLMRTVAALQEPTSGSIVFNGINILENPMFIRENLGYLPQEFGVYPKISAYRLLDHLAILKGIINKQERHDQILTLLQQTNLLQHKDKAVHSFSGGMRQRFGIAQALLGNPKIIIVDEPTAGLDPEERNRFNNLLSEIGESIIVLLSTHIVEDVRDLCTKMAIISNGKLILEGNPNETIDLLKDKIWMKAIHKSELQDYQTNFNIISSHLNSGKLNIHVFADQQPDSGFDLISPDLSDVYFSVLAQNQFKK; translated from the coding sequence ATGAACAGTTTATCAATCAAAAATCTCAGCAAAACGTATGAGAACGGCACACAAGCAATCAATGATGTGTCTTTGGAAATTACGAACGGAATGTTTGGTTTGTTGGGTCCAAACGGAGCCGGAAAATCTACTTTAATGCGAACTGTTGCTGCTTTGCAGGAACCAACTTCCGGAAGTATTGTCTTTAACGGAATCAATATTCTTGAAAACCCAATGTTTATTAGAGAAAATCTGGGATATCTACCACAGGAATTTGGTGTTTATCCTAAAATTTCGGCTTATCGTTTGTTGGATCATTTGGCAATTTTGAAGGGAATCATCAATAAACAAGAAAGACACGATCAGATTCTGACTTTATTACAACAAACCAATTTACTGCAACACAAGGATAAAGCCGTTCACTCCTTTTCTGGCGGAATGCGCCAAAGGTTTGGAATTGCGCAGGCTTTATTGGGAAATCCGAAGATTATTATTGTCGATGAACCTACAGCGGGGCTTGATCCTGAAGAAAGAAATCGTTTCAACAATCTTTTAAGCGAAATTGGCGAAAGCATTATTGTGCTTTTATCAACTCATATTGTCGAAGATGTTCGGGATTTGTGTACCAAAATGGCGATTATCTCAAACGGAAAATTGATTTTGGAAGGAAATCCAAATGAAACAATTGATTTATTAAAGGATAAAATCTGGATGAAAGCGATTCATAAATCTGAATTGCAGGATTATCAAACGAATTTCAACATTATATCCTCGCATTTGAATTCGGGTAAACTGAATATTCACGTTTTTGCAGATCAACAACCGGATTCTGGTTTCGACTTAATTTCTCCCGATTTAAGTGATGTTTATTTTAGTGTTTTAGCTCAAAATCAATTTAAAAAATAA
- a CDS encoding helix-turn-helix transcriptional regulator, protein MPIIVNVDVMLAKRKMQSKELAEKLGITPANLSILKTGKAKGIRFDTLEAICKILDCQPGDILEYVSE, encoded by the coding sequence ATGCCAATAATTGTAAACGTTGATGTCATGCTTGCGAAACGTAAGATGCAAAGTAAAGAGTTGGCTGAAAAACTAGGAATTACGCCTGCCAATTTATCGATACTTAAAACCGGAAAGGCAAAAGGTATCCGATTTGATACTCTTGAGGCAATCTGTAAAATATTAGATTGCCAGCCTGGTGATATTTTAGAGTACGTAAGCGAGTAA
- a CDS encoding polysaccharide deacetylase family protein encodes MKIPQLQIKTFLSIVFLIISGIFVCSANTPILKMDSLQPKLISFKIKSKSADKVKIQASALKFNKHLAYSFTVDDGYRSTYLTAFPLLNGGKISGKEISEWKNDQGGDGTTSKGLFYTNNLGTKIPFKLGLAINGAAIEDFSASRGHLSWAEVKEMYNAGWDVLNHGFHHATKHGTNFLTEVTENTASIKQNLGFTMSQFVVPGGESDPGYQLEYERDALANGSFSVASYVGSGPIIDVKEKVNLDKMIYARVFVQSSKDTIGFKTMDRYLKTLDSVAKLPNPVWYNAFTHGVGNQNLWNLSMRFPDFKYFMTTIANKYGAKGDDSIWMAPWQEVYEYIWLRDRIKINYEQNNKEGIVTIELPEIPETFRYRAISLEIDTPDKFEIEANSPDFKISSDGKTKHKLITIELK; translated from the coding sequence ATGAAAATACCACAACTCCAAATCAAAACATTTTTATCTATCGTTTTTCTTATTATTAGTGGAATATTTGTTTGCTCAGCAAATACGCCAATCCTGAAAATGGATTCCTTACAACCAAAATTGATTTCATTTAAAATAAAATCAAAGTCAGCTGACAAAGTAAAAATTCAAGCTTCGGCTTTAAAATTCAATAAACATTTAGCGTATAGTTTTACTGTTGATGACGGTTATCGATCCACTTATCTAACAGCTTTTCCATTATTGAACGGAGGAAAAATCAGTGGTAAAGAAATCAGCGAATGGAAAAATGACCAAGGCGGAGACGGAACAACTTCAAAAGGACTTTTTTATACCAATAATCTAGGAACTAAAATTCCGTTTAAATTAGGTTTAGCAATTAACGGCGCGGCAATTGAAGATTTCTCAGCTTCACGAGGACATCTTTCGTGGGCAGAAGTAAAGGAAATGTATAATGCGGGTTGGGATGTTTTGAATCATGGTTTTCATCATGCAACCAAACACGGAACTAATTTTTTGACTGAAGTAACTGAAAATACAGCTTCTATAAAACAAAATTTAGGTTTTACAATGTCTCAGTTCGTAGTTCCTGGAGGCGAAAGCGATCCTGGATATCAATTAGAATATGAAAGAGATGCATTGGCAAATGGTTCTTTTTCTGTCGCTTCTTATGTAGGTTCAGGGCCAATAATTGATGTAAAGGAAAAAGTAAATCTTGATAAAATGATTTATGCCAGAGTATTTGTTCAAAGTTCAAAAGATACAATTGGATTTAAAACTATGGATCGTTATTTGAAAACATTAGATTCAGTAGCAAAATTGCCGAATCCGGTTTGGTACAACGCATTTACACACGGAGTGGGAAATCAAAATCTTTGGAATTTAAGCATGCGTTTTCCCGATTTTAAATATTTTATGACCACAATTGCTAATAAATATGGAGCAAAAGGAGATGATAGTATTTGGATGGCGCCTTGGCAGGAAGTTTACGAATATATTTGGCTTCGTGATAGAATCAAAATTAATTACGAGCAAAATAATAAAGAAGGAATAGTTACAATTGAACTTCCTGAAATTCCCGAAACATTCAGATATAGAGCTATTTCGTTGGAAATTGATACACCGGATAAATTTGAAATAGAAGCCAATTCACCAGATTTCAAGATTTCCAGCGACGGAAAAACAAAGCATAAATTAATTACGATTGAGTTGAAATAA
- a CDS encoding DUF2975 domain-containing protein, giving the protein MKTTHIVSRILFYVTRFLAILYFTLSSYSLLTLSTGWFLNFKDNGKYFQICYPFTEQPIMLGDYNLPYIIFEFLSPLSLYGLFFLLISNVFKVFFQPKLFTENGIKHLRRFYLANLFLPGIIIFLASIFVSLDNEVSIFIVLHFMLGVFAYFLAAIFKQGLNLQNEQDLFI; this is encoded by the coding sequence ATGAAAACCACTCATATTGTTTCGAGAATATTATTCTACGTTACCCGATTTCTGGCTATTCTTTATTTTACATTATCATCTTACTCTTTACTTACTTTAAGTACGGGATGGTTTTTGAATTTTAAAGACAATGGCAAGTATTTTCAGATTTGTTATCCTTTTACAGAACAACCTATAATGTTGGGCGATTATAATCTTCCTTATATCATTTTTGAATTTCTGTCGCCTTTGAGTCTTTATGGGCTTTTCTTTTTGTTGATCAGCAATGTGTTTAAAGTGTTTTTTCAGCCTAAATTATTTACTGAAAATGGTATTAAACATTTAAGACGATTTTATTTGGCTAATTTATTTTTGCCAGGGATTATTATATTTCTGGCTTCTATTTTTGTTTCGCTGGATAATGAGGTCTCTATATTTATTGTATTACATTTTATGCTGGGTGTATTTGCTTATTTTCTGGCAGCTATTTTTAAACAAGGATTAAACCTTCAGAACGAACAAGACTTATTTATATAA
- a CDS encoding alpha/beta hydrolase has translation MYLSNTKTIVFITGAFVSHSCWQEWIVFFENKGYKTVAPPWPYKNELAETLRSEHPDSKIAQLRLNILIDYYTEIIEKLPEKPILIGHSYGGLLTQLLIQKELAAAGVCIHSFPPRGVITTKFSFYKATWKSLGFFSSAKKTYLMSFKEWQFAFANVMDFEEQKESYEKLAIPESKQVIRDIIISNSAKINFKKPHVPILFLSGSNDNIIPSSLNYSNFKKYKNVHSITCYKEFENKNHFVLGQLNWQETADFIVNWLEKISLI, from the coding sequence ATGTACCTATCTAATACAAAAACCATTGTGTTTATTACGGGAGCGTTTGTGAGTCATTCTTGCTGGCAGGAATGGATTGTTTTTTTTGAAAATAAAGGATACAAAACCGTTGCGCCGCCGTGGCCTTACAAAAATGAATTGGCCGAAACTTTAAGAAGTGAACATCCGGATTCTAAAATTGCTCAACTGCGATTAAATATCTTAATTGATTATTATACTGAAATTATCGAAAAACTTCCTGAAAAACCCATTTTAATCGGACATTCTTACGGTGGTCTTTTGACGCAATTATTGATTCAAAAAGAACTTGCTGCCGCAGGAGTTTGTATACATTCTTTTCCTCCAAGAGGTGTTATTACCACAAAATTTTCATTTTATAAAGCCACATGGAAATCTTTGGGCTTTTTCTCCTCTGCAAAAAAGACCTATTTAATGTCGTTTAAAGAATGGCAATTTGCCTTTGCAAACGTAATGGACTTTGAAGAACAGAAAGAATCATATGAAAAATTGGCGATTCCGGAATCTAAACAAGTAATACGTGATATAATAATTTCAAATTCGGCTAAAATTAATTTTAAAAAGCCACACGTTCCCATACTTTTTTTATCAGGTTCTAATGATAATATTATACCGTCGTCGCTTAATTATTCAAATTTTAAAAAGTACAAAAATGTACATTCTATAACCTGTTATAAGGAATTTGAAAATAAAAATCATTTCGTTCTTGGACAATTGAACTGGCAAGAAACGGCTGATTTTATTGTCAATTGGCTGGAGAAAATCAGTTTAATTTAA
- a CDS encoding OmpA family protein produces the protein MKIKIGIIFFDLDKSVIRYDAAIELNKVVLLMSQYPSVVIKIESHTDSRAKDQYNLELSDRRAKATRDYIISQGIAPERIESAIGYGETQLINNCSNGVPCTEAQHQMNRRSEFIITKM, from the coding sequence TTGAAAATAAAAATTGGAATCATTTTCTTTGATCTGGATAAATCAGTAATTCGGTATGACGCTGCAATAGAATTAAATAAAGTTGTTTTATTAATGAGTCAATATCCAAGTGTAGTTATTAAAATTGAATCTCACACGGATTCAAGAGCCAAGGATCAATACAATCTTGAACTTTCTGACCGAAGAGCCAAAGCAACAAGAGATTATATTATCTCACAAGGAATTGCTCCGGAAAGAATCGAAAGTGCTATTGGTTATGGAGAAACGCAACTTATAAATAACTGTTCAAACGGAGTTCCTTGCACCGAAGCACAGCATCAAATGAACAGACGAAGCGAATTTATTATTACTAAGATGTAA
- a CDS encoding IS3 family transposase — MVSYKHLYPIEKMCSVLKVSRSSYYRWFSGGPSNRFIENSLFTDLIKEVFDLSSQTYGSPRIAEQLKRKGYKISKRKVAKLMLLNGWRSKLKRRFKVTTDSNHRYPVCSNHLNRNFTPKSLNEVWVSDITYIRTAAGWLYLTTIIDLYDRQVIGWSLSTRMYTDQTIIPAWKMAVSKREITESLLFHSDRGIQYASIEFRKLINKNTLITQSMSRKANCWDNAVAESFFKTLKAELIYQHKFTTIEEAKLAVFEYIEVWYNRKRLHSSLGYKTPKEMELEFYKIESVA, encoded by the coding sequence ATAGTCAGCTATAAACATTTATATCCTATTGAAAAGATGTGCAGCGTTTTAAAAGTAAGCCGAAGTAGTTATTATAGATGGTTCAGTGGCGGTCCTTCTAATAGATTTATAGAAAATAGTCTATTTACAGATTTAATAAAAGAAGTTTTTGATCTAAGCAGTCAAACTTACGGAAGTCCCAGAATAGCGGAACAGCTAAAAAGAAAAGGATATAAAATATCCAAAAGGAAAGTTGCTAAATTGATGCTTCTTAATGGCTGGAGAAGTAAACTTAAAAGACGCTTTAAAGTAACCACAGATTCTAATCATCGATATCCAGTGTGCAGTAATCATCTCAATAGAAATTTTACACCAAAATCACTTAATGAGGTTTGGGTGTCTGATATAACCTATATAAGAACAGCTGCCGGCTGGTTATATCTTACTACTATTATTGATTTATATGACAGGCAGGTTATAGGATGGTCATTAAGCACACGAATGTATACCGATCAAACGATTATTCCAGCTTGGAAAATGGCAGTATCAAAAAGAGAAATAACAGAATCTTTACTTTTTCATTCAGATAGAGGAATACAATATGCTTCGATAGAATTCAGAAAATTGATTAATAAAAATACTTTAATCACTCAAAGTATGAGTAGAAAAGCTAATTGTTGGGATAATGCTGTAGCTGAAAGTTTTTTCAAGACCCTTAAAGCAGAACTTATCTATCAGCATAAATTCACAACCATTGAAGAAGCTAAATTAGCAGTCTTTGAATATATAGAAGTATGGTATAATAGAAAACGTCTGCATTCTTCTTTGGGATATAAAACACCTAAAGAAATGGAACTAGAATTTTATAAAATAGAAAGTGTAGCATAG
- a CDS encoding M1 family aminopeptidase, with translation MFSKLLQFEWHNNTRNWSFYATFLVYLILGFFVSAFANFSFSGAYKNSPYVLTYAIGLISLTTIFSTTLQVAQNFLKEYETKFDSIIFTTPISKFHYLGSKFIVAFGIAVVSFGLFIIGMIIGHLMPWLSKDEIGPFSFLNYFWPYLILVIPNILLCLSVLTTLAWLTRSKLFIYVGGFMVYILYIAGSLFSNSPIFANASPSSAAAMSFAAKIDPFGLAAFLEQTRYFTAIEKNTNLLDLSGNFLFNRILWLSISVLLILVSYRFFSFRKTKTKKVKPIKVLKAENISFSTEAPKNIEFRTFKHNFLVFKSYIKMDVSLILKGIPFLLIALLFSGLLAIEISDEIDGGIRLPQNIANTALMISTLMDRLPFILIIILLFYSNELINRSETSRFEMLENTTSYQQTVVLLSKIISLFTIPLLIIALSILIGCGFQIVHNNAPIEFELYLSLFYYLGFPILLISILVVFIQTVVSNKYLGLSIATIITVLISTGIGEQLGISHPLLRFGDSFKREYFDLNGFGKYTFAFDVSMLYNFGLALTLLILTGILWKRNTSVLKSFRRHSFTTIQKGVFALGILLFIGFGSYLFYKTNIEYPYITEEDQNNWSEQYELQFKKYTDLRQPTIISVKSNVDLFPSENRYEVKGTYELINNAEKPIDSLLLYIDRNSKLTSIEIPNAKKLGDVSEFKHYWYKLEKPLQPQQKMKISFSFESTWSPFKGHTSFNSIIENGSFMRISRYYPYFGYQDSNEIESKKERIKRHLPAQSPLKKLEDKSIVPYNFIDYETIVSTSQNQTAIGIGDLIEKWNKDDRNYFHYKSNGKIPFRFAFSSAEYKIQKTVYKCISIEVYYDARHSRNVSKLIKDIENTVDYCQNNFGKYPYKTIRYAEISAFVNGFAATSYPSTVFMKENFGFYSDLNHRDKEDIINQLTAHELSHEWWGNSQISPEQKEGSWILTETLAQYMELMLYEKEHGLEKALETLKIHLDLYLSSRSYDPEMPLYKTNYDTPHLPYDKGMLVMHQLKMLIGEEKVNLALKNFLNHYKFPNQTPDSEDLLKEIYSVTDPKLHYKLDEMFKQIITYSSNVVSVESQKKNGSYEVSFKVNSEKYSENATGKRKLIPNDSRIDIGVYDENGKLSSYPFSIKNNSVEGKIKLKTKPQRIIVDPYLKNIDTFYKDNEKEIN, from the coding sequence ATGTTTTCAAAATTATTACAATTTGAATGGCATAACAATACCAGAAACTGGAGCTTTTATGCCACATTTTTAGTTTACTTAATCCTGGGATTTTTCGTTAGCGCTTTTGCAAATTTCTCTTTTTCGGGCGCTTACAAAAACAGTCCTTATGTACTGACTTATGCTATTGGTTTGATTTCCTTAACGACGATTTTCTCAACTACACTTCAGGTTGCGCAGAATTTTCTAAAAGAATATGAAACTAAATTCGATTCGATCATTTTTACGACACCTATTTCTAAGTTCCATTATTTAGGAAGTAAGTTTATTGTTGCTTTTGGAATTGCAGTTGTTTCTTTTGGCCTGTTTATAATCGGGATGATAATTGGTCATTTGATGCCTTGGTTATCCAAAGATGAAATTGGTCCGTTTTCGTTCTTGAATTATTTTTGGCCGTATTTGATTTTGGTTATCCCGAATATCTTATTATGTCTTTCTGTTTTGACGACTTTAGCTTGGTTAACCAGAAGCAAACTCTTTATATATGTAGGCGGTTTTATGGTTTACATTTTATATATCGCCGGTTCGTTGTTCTCCAACTCTCCTATTTTTGCCAATGCTTCGCCTTCATCAGCGGCTGCAATGTCGTTTGCTGCGAAAATTGATCCGTTTGGGTTAGCGGCTTTTCTGGAACAAACGAGATATTTTACAGCTATTGAGAAAAATACCAATCTTCTGGATTTATCCGGTAATTTTCTGTTTAATAGAATTCTTTGGTTAAGTATTTCTGTTCTATTGATTTTGGTGTCTTATCGTTTCTTTTCTTTTAGAAAAACGAAAACTAAAAAAGTAAAACCAATTAAAGTTTTAAAAGCAGAAAACATTTCTTTTTCTACAGAAGCACCCAAAAATATCGAATTCAGAACATTCAAACACAATTTCTTAGTTTTTAAAAGTTACATCAAAATGGATGTTTCCCTAATCTTGAAAGGAATTCCGTTTCTATTAATAGCGCTTTTATTCTCAGGATTATTAGCAATTGAAATTTCAGACGAGATTGATGGCGGAATCAGATTGCCGCAAAACATCGCCAATACTGCTCTGATGATTAGCACGCTTATGGATCGTTTGCCTTTTATTCTGATTATCATTCTGCTTTTTTATAGCAACGAATTAATAAACCGAAGCGAAACTTCTAGATTTGAAATGTTGGAAAACACAACGTCTTATCAACAAACGGTGGTTTTACTCTCCAAAATCATTTCGCTTTTTACAATTCCGCTTCTTATAATTGCTCTGAGTATTTTGATTGGTTGTGGCTTTCAAATCGTTCATAACAATGCTCCAATAGAATTTGAGCTTTATCTTTCGCTATTTTATTATTTAGGTTTCCCCATTTTATTGATTTCGATTTTAGTTGTTTTTATTCAAACGGTTGTTTCTAATAAATATCTGGGACTTTCTATCGCAACAATTATTACGGTCTTAATAAGTACCGGAATTGGTGAACAATTAGGAATTTCTCATCCTTTATTGAGATTTGGTGATTCTTTTAAAAGAGAATATTTTGATTTGAATGGTTTTGGAAAATATACTTTTGCGTTTGATGTTTCGATGTTGTACAATTTCGGATTGGCTTTGACTCTACTAATCCTGACAGGAATTTTATGGAAACGAAATACTTCTGTCCTAAAATCATTCCGAAGACATTCCTTTACTACAATTCAAAAGGGAGTTTTTGCTTTAGGAATTCTTCTTTTTATTGGCTTTGGAAGTTACCTTTTTTATAAAACCAATATTGAATATCCATATATTACTGAAGAAGATCAGAATAATTGGAGTGAACAATATGAGTTGCAATTCAAAAAATATACTGATTTACGGCAACCAACTATAATTTCTGTAAAAAGTAATGTAGATTTATTTCCGTCGGAAAACCGATATGAAGTAAAAGGAACTTACGAATTAATCAATAATGCCGAAAAACCAATTGATAGTTTACTCCTATATATAGATCGAAATTCGAAGTTAACTTCAATTGAAATTCCGAACGCTAAAAAATTAGGTGATGTTTCAGAATTCAAGCATTATTGGTATAAACTAGAAAAGCCGCTTCAGCCTCAACAAAAAATGAAGATTTCGTTTTCATTTGAATCAACTTGGTCTCCGTTTAAAGGTCATACTTCTTTTAATTCGATTATCGAAAATGGTTCTTTTATGCGAATAAGTCGTTATTATCCTTATTTTGGTTATCAGGATTCGAACGAAATTGAAAGTAAAAAAGAACGAATAAAAAGACATTTACCCGCACAAAGCCCGCTTAAAAAACTGGAAGATAAATCGATAGTTCCATACAATTTCATTGATTACGAAACTATTGTTTCAACGTCTCAAAATCAAACTGCAATAGGAATTGGAGATTTAATTGAAAAATGGAACAAAGACGATCGCAATTATTTTCATTATAAATCAAATGGAAAAATTCCGTTTAGATTTGCTTTTTCTTCTGCTGAATATAAAATTCAAAAAACAGTTTATAAATGTATTTCAATTGAAGTTTATTATGACGCGAGACATTCTAGAAATGTTTCGAAGCTTATAAAAGATATAGAAAACACTGTAGATTATTGCCAAAACAACTTTGGAAAATATCCATATAAAACAATTCGATATGCCGAAATCTCTGCTTTTGTTAATGGTTTTGCAGCAACTTCATATCCTTCAACGGTTTTCATGAAAGAGAACTTTGGTTTTTACAGTGATTTAAATCATCGTGATAAAGAAGATATTATCAATCAATTAACGGCACATGAATTATCGCACGAATGGTGGGGAAATTCACAAATTAGTCCGGAACAAAAAGAAGGAAGCTGGATTTTGACCGAAACTTTAGCACAATATATGGAACTGATGCTTTATGAAAAAGAACATGGATTGGAAAAAGCATTAGAAACTTTAAAAATTCATCTCGATTTGTATTTAAGCAGCCGAAGTTATGATCCTGAAATGCCTCTTTATAAAACAAATTACGACACGCCGCATTTACCTTATGATAAAGGAATGCTTGTAATGCATCAATTGAAAATGTTAATTGGAGAAGAAAAAGTGAATCTTGCTTTGAAGAATTTCTTAAATCATTATAAATTTCCAAATCAAACGCCGGATTCTGAAGATTTATTAAAAGAAATTTATTCCGTAACAGATCCTAAACTGCATTACAAATTAGATGAAATGTTTAAACAAATTATTACGTATTCATCAAATGTAGTTTCGGTTGAAAGTCAAAAGAAAAATGGCTCTTATGAAGTTTCTTTTAAAGTGAATTCTGAAAAATATTCTGAGAATGCAACTGGAAAACGAAAACTGATTCCGAACGATTCTAGAATAGATATTGGTGTTTATGATGAAAACGGAAAATTATCTTCATATCCTTTTTCGATTAAAAATAATTCGGTTGAAGGGAAAATCAAACTCAAAACCAAACCTCAACGTATTATTGTTGATCCGTATTTAAAGAATATAGATACTTTTTATAAGGATAACGAAAAGGAAATTAATTAA